A window of Sulfurovum riftiae contains these coding sequences:
- a CDS encoding ORF6N domain-containing protein encodes MNELVLQGEIGERIFTLRGKEVMLDRDLAELYQVGTKVLNQAVKRNIERFPQDFMFQMTKQEFENWRSQFVTSNADKMGLRRAPYVFTEQGVYMLATVLKSDVAIDVNIAIMRTFAKLREFSKHYNALAKRIMEVERKNDRQYKELKKALDELMAGSKVVESKTIGFIKSDQ; translated from the coding sequence ATGAACGAATTGGTATTGCAGGGTGAGATCGGTGAGCGTATATTTACTTTGAGAGGTAAAGAGGTGATGCTTGACAGAGATTTGGCAGAACTGTATCAGGTTGGTACAAAAGTGCTTAATCAGGCTGTTAAAAGAAATATTGAAAGATTTCCTCAAGATTTTATGTTTCAAATGACTAAACAAGAATTTGAAAATTGGAGGTCACAATTTGTGACCTCCAATGCAGATAAGATGGGACTTAGAAGAGCACCTTATGTATTTACCGAACAGGGTGTGTATATGTTGGCCACCGTTCTGAAAAGTGATGTAGCAATAGATGTAAATATTGCCATTATGAGAACGTTTGCAAAACTGAGAGAATTCAGCAAACACTACAATGCTTTGGCAAAGAGGATCATGGAAGTAGAAAGAAAAAATGACAGACAGTACAAAGAGCTGAAAAAAGCACTGGATGAATTAATGGCCGGATCTAAAGTTGTTGAAAGTAAAACCATAGGTTTTATAAAGTCTGATCAATAA
- a CDS encoding type II toxin-antitoxin system RelE/ParE family toxin, which produces MSWKVTFYSEKVEKEILGFPAGILADLLHILEMIEELGPNLGKPHTAPMGNGLFEIRAKGREGIGRAFFAVVLEKEIVIVHSFIKKTQKTPKKELEKARKRLKELK; this is translated from the coding sequence ATGTCTTGGAAAGTTACTTTTTATAGTGAAAAAGTTGAAAAAGAGATATTGGGATTTCCTGCCGGTATTTTGGCGGATCTTCTGCATATATTGGAAATGATAGAAGAACTTGGGCCCAATCTGGGGAAGCCGCATACTGCGCCTATGGGGAATGGCCTTTTTGAAATAAGGGCAAAAGGAAGAGAAGGTATAGGACGTGCTTTCTTTGCCGTTGTGCTTGAAAAAGAGATCGTTATAGTACACTCTTTTATAAAGAAAACACAAAAAACACCTAAAAAAGAATTGGAAAAAGCACGAAAAAGACTGAAGGAGTTGAAATGA
- a CDS encoding Na/Pi cotransporter family protein has protein sequence MLKKIFLPAILVILAYGFWVSPHFKEIAAGVAIFLFGMITLEEGFKVFSGGMLEKILQRSTDKLYKSIGFGFITTALMQSSSLVSVLTISFIGAGLIGLTQGIGIILGANIGTTTGAWLMAGFGLKVKISAYAMPMLVFGVILIFQKAKSLKGIGYTLTGLGLLFLGIHYMKEGFETVKETIDLASFAVGGFKGLLIFIGIGILATVVMQSSHATIILVLTALSVGQISYENALALTIGANIGTTITAIIGSLSSNIDGKRLAGGHFVFNMVTAIVAVLFIDQIIVVVDSISNTLGIAADNHTLKLAVFDSFFKVMGVLMFIPFVDRLVAFLKRTIRSKHVPEVQKRDHAKFLNEATLELPTTAMAAIIRETKHLYENAFEVITHGLNLKRSNILSSLPLDEVIKDTYTEGAFDIDDFYNRNIKGIYGEIIDFSTKAQSLMSPSDIGTLYKLKLANRDIVEAVKDTKHLQKNLIKYTHSPNEHIREQYNGIRRDLAELLRTIHRISTAKEEDEIIVLLSKAKLHTEKYDILANGTLDNLIRNRLITNEMATSLMNDSTYAYNISTNLIAMAEIIFVDENNDLKELGTDTMVLNEEDVKTILKEEK, from the coding sequence ATGCTGAAAAAAATATTTCTCCCCGCTATCCTGGTCATTCTGGCCTATGGATTCTGGGTAAGCCCGCATTTCAAAGAGATCGCCGCAGGTGTCGCCATCTTCCTCTTCGGTATGATTACACTCGAAGAGGGGTTCAAGGTCTTCTCCGGCGGTATGCTGGAGAAAATCCTGCAGAGATCCACCGACAAACTCTATAAAAGCATCGGTTTCGGTTTCATCACGACCGCACTCATGCAGTCGAGCTCCCTGGTCTCTGTACTTACCATCTCATTCATCGGTGCCGGACTCATCGGCCTGACCCAGGGGATCGGCATCATCCTGGGAGCGAACATAGGAACGACCACCGGTGCATGGCTCATGGCCGGCTTCGGACTGAAGGTGAAAATATCGGCCTATGCCATGCCCATGCTTGTCTTCGGTGTCATTCTCATCTTCCAGAAAGCCAAATCCCTCAAAGGTATCGGTTATACCCTGACAGGACTCGGACTTCTGTTCCTCGGTATCCACTATATGAAAGAGGGGTTTGAGACAGTCAAAGAGACGATCGACCTCGCCTCTTTCGCCGTAGGAGGATTCAAAGGCCTGCTCATATTCATAGGTATCGGTATTCTCGCTACCGTTGTCATGCAGTCCTCCCATGCCACGATCATACTCGTTCTGACCGCCCTCTCTGTAGGGCAGATAAGTTACGAGAATGCGCTGGCACTGACCATAGGGGCGAACATTGGTACGACCATCACTGCCATCATCGGATCCCTGAGCTCCAACATAGACGGGAAACGGCTGGCGGGAGGCCATTTTGTATTCAACATGGTCACAGCCATCGTCGCTGTACTTTTCATCGATCAGATCATCGTTGTGGTCGACAGCATCAGTAATACACTGGGCATTGCAGCTGACAACCATACCTTGAAGCTTGCCGTTTTTGATTCATTCTTCAAGGTCATGGGGGTACTGATGTTCATCCCGTTCGTGGACAGGCTTGTGGCATTCCTTAAACGTACGATACGGTCGAAACATGTTCCCGAGGTACAGAAGAGAGACCATGCCAAGTTCCTCAATGAAGCAACCCTGGAGCTCCCCACAACTGCTATGGCCGCCATCATCAGGGAAACGAAGCATCTTTACGAGAATGCCTTCGAGGTCATCACACACGGATTGAATCTGAAACGGAGCAATATCCTCTCCTCCCTTCCTCTCGACGAGGTCATCAAAGATACCTATACCGAGGGGGCTTTCGACATTGACGACTTTTACAACCGCAACATCAAGGGCATCTATGGCGAGATCATTGACTTCTCCACAAAAGCACAGTCTCTGATGTCACCCTCCGACATCGGTACACTCTACAAACTGAAACTCGCCAACAGAGATATCGTCGAAGCGGTGAAGGACACCAAACATCTGCAGAAAAACCTGATAAAATACACCCACAGTCCCAATGAGCATATCAGGGAGCAATACAACGGTATCAGAAGAGACCTGGCCGAACTGTTGAGAACTATCCACCGGATCTCCACAGCAAAGGAAGAGGACGAGATCATCGTACTGCTTTCAAAAGCCAAGCTGCATACGGAAAAATACGACATTCTTGCAAACGGTACGCTGGACAACCTTATCCGGAACCGCCTTATCACCAATGAAATGGCAACATCGCTGATGAATGACAGTACCTATGCCTATAACATCAGCACGAATCTTATCGCTATGGCAGAGATCATTTTCGTCGATGAGAACAACGACCTGAAAGAGCTTGGGACAGATACGATGGTCCTGAATGAAGAAGATGTCAAAACGATCTTGAAAGAGGAGAAATAA
- the radC gene encoding RadC family protein, translating into MSHLKTIKELHKDDKPREKLVKKGAEALKNDELLAVLLGSGIQGKDVRKLSREIVVLMDTGFDGLTLKRLCEVHGLGLAKASQIIASIELSKRYLIRTNKRISSAADVYEELKAFAGKQQEHFLSITLDGASHIINVRTVFIGTLNQSLVHPREVFADAIADRAAGIIIAHNHPSGTLEPSRADIQITDRLKEVAKLVGIELLDHVILAKEGYYSFSDEGLL; encoded by the coding sequence ATGTCACACCTCAAAACGATAAAAGAACTCCACAAAGATGACAAACCCAGAGAAAAGCTGGTGAAGAAGGGTGCGGAAGCACTGAAGAATGATGAGCTCCTTGCCGTGCTGCTCGGCTCGGGGATACAGGGTAAGGATGTGCGGAAGCTTTCCAGAGAGATCGTTGTGCTGATGGATACAGGGTTCGACGGGCTCACCCTCAAGAGACTGTGTGAAGTACACGGGCTGGGGCTTGCGAAGGCTTCGCAGATCATTGCGTCCATTGAACTTTCCAAACGCTACCTGATACGGACGAACAAACGCATAAGCTCTGCGGCGGATGTATATGAAGAGCTCAAAGCGTTTGCAGGGAAACAGCAGGAGCATTTTCTGAGCATTACGCTTGACGGGGCATCGCATATTATCAATGTCAGAACCGTATTCATAGGTACGCTCAACCAGAGTCTCGTTCACCCGAGGGAAGTCTTTGCCGATGCCATAGCCGACAGGGCGGCGGGGATCATCATAGCGCATAACCATCCGTCGGGCACACTGGAGCCAAGCAGAGCAGATATACAGATAACCGACCGTCTGAAAGAGGTTGCGAAACTGGTAGGGATAGAGCTGCTCGATCATGTGATATTGGCAAAGGAAGGCTACTACAGCTTTTCGGATGAGGGGTTGCTGTAG
- a CDS encoding inorganic phosphate transporter codes for MEIKTIKKMQKEAIKSSGIDFVRLGAALFFMVAVLTYSFMSTGGIPNNVFLAIAALFGAYMAMNIGANDVANNVGPAVGSKALTMGGAIVIAAIFEAAGALIAGGDVVKTIKKGIIDISAFGANTDSFIWAMMAALLAAALWLNFATMAKAPVSTTHSIVGGVMGAGIAAAGFGIVAWGTMGKIAASWIISPVLGGIIAAAFLFAIKKTIIFKENKIEAAVKWVPIFVAIMSWAFITYLTLKGLKKVWPSIVDVLVFLPDTKKPTFIVAAVFGLIIALIVYFLVKATLAKKASGIENSRAGINMLFTVPLIFAAALLSFAHGANDVANAIGPLAAINDAVMTGGISAKAGIPLWVMGVGALGIAIGLALYGPKLIRTVGSEITELDQMRAFSVAMAAAITVIIASQLGLPVSSTHIAVGGIFGVGFLREYLDTTDAKDEIAHEKELILDEKKQLKALHAQLKTLEAKEEKDKTDYERIVELYKMIDEEEALLKEAKKQLKSAEKVKYVKRDAIKKIVAAWVITVPAAAVLSAAIYFMIRGIVL; via the coding sequence ATGGAAATAAAAACGATCAAAAAAATGCAGAAAGAAGCCATCAAGAGCAGCGGAATAGACTTTGTGAGACTGGGGGCTGCACTCTTTTTCATGGTCGCAGTCTTGACATACAGTTTCATGAGCACCGGAGGAATACCAAATAATGTATTTCTTGCCATAGCCGCCCTGTTCGGTGCCTACATGGCCATGAACATCGGAGCGAATGATGTTGCGAATAATGTAGGGCCGGCTGTGGGCTCAAAAGCGCTTACCATGGGTGGTGCAATCGTCATTGCAGCCATCTTCGAAGCAGCCGGAGCACTGATCGCAGGAGGTGATGTCGTCAAGACCATCAAGAAAGGGATCATAGACATTTCTGCCTTCGGCGCCAATACCGATTCATTCATCTGGGCGATGATGGCTGCACTTCTGGCTGCAGCACTCTGGCTGAATTTTGCCACAATGGCAAAAGCACCTGTATCAACGACACACTCCATTGTGGGCGGAGTCATGGGTGCCGGTATCGCTGCGGCAGGATTCGGTATCGTAGCATGGGGTACCATGGGCAAGATCGCCGCATCCTGGATCATCTCTCCTGTACTCGGCGGTATTATCGCAGCCGCTTTCCTTTTTGCCATCAAGAAGACCATTATCTTCAAAGAGAACAAGATCGAAGCCGCTGTCAAATGGGTACCTATATTCGTGGCCATCATGTCATGGGCTTTCATCACCTACCTGACACTCAAAGGACTCAAAAAAGTATGGCCGAGTATTGTGGATGTCCTGGTCTTTCTGCCCGATACCAAAAAACCGACCTTTATCGTTGCAGCGGTCTTCGGCCTGATCATCGCACTCATCGTATACTTCCTGGTCAAAGCAACCCTTGCCAAAAAAGCATCCGGGATCGAAAACTCCCGGGCAGGCATCAACATGCTCTTTACCGTACCGCTCATCTTTGCAGCAGCACTGTTGAGCTTTGCACACGGCGCCAATGACGTTGCCAATGCCATCGGGCCGCTGGCGGCCATCAACGATGCCGTAATGACCGGCGGCATCTCGGCCAAAGCGGGCATCCCGCTCTGGGTCATGGGTGTCGGTGCACTCGGCATCGCCATCGGGCTCGCACTGTACGGCCCCAAACTCATCAGAACGGTGGGCTCCGAGATCACCGAACTCGACCAGATGAGAGCATTCTCCGTCGCAATGGCAGCGGCGATCACAGTGATCATCGCATCCCAGCTGGGACTGCCTGTCTCCTCTACGCATATTGCCGTGGGTGGTATCTTCGGTGTAGGCTTCCTCAGGGAATATCTCGACACGACAGATGCCAAAGATGAGATCGCACATGAGAAAGAGCTCATCCTCGATGAAAAGAAACAGCTCAAAGCACTGCATGCACAGCTCAAGACCCTGGAAGCCAAAGAGGAGAAAGATAAAACAGATTACGAAAGGATCGTTGAACTCTACAAAATGATCGATGAGGAGGAAGCCCTGCTCAAAGAGGCGAAAAAACAGCTGAAGAGTGCAGAGAAAGTGAAATATGTCAAAAGGGATGCCATCAAAAAGATCGTCGCTGCCTGGGTCATCACCGTTCCTGCTGCAGCCGTACTCTCCGCAGCCATCTATTTCATGATCAGAGGGATCGTGCTTTAA
- a CDS encoding helix-turn-helix domain-containing protein, with the protein MSRTTLKNFKEKAFQKQGVQDEYDALRPEYAIKKKLIAMRKEAGLTQEKLAEIMGTKKSNISRLESFKSSISPRIETLIKYAEATGHELKVDFV; encoded by the coding sequence ATGAGCAGAACTACGTTAAAAAACTTTAAAGAAAAAGCATTTCAAAAGCAGGGTGTACAGGACGAGTATGATGCCTTGAGACCTGAATATGCCATTAAGAAAAAACTTATTGCAATGAGAAAAGAAGCAGGTTTGACACAGGAGAAGCTTGCAGAGATCATGGGAACCAAAAAGAGCAACATTTCCAGATTGGAAAGTTTTAAAAGCAGTATCTCTCCCCGTATTGAAACACTCATAAAGTATGCCGAGGCGACAGGACATGAGCTAAAAGTGGATTTTGTCTAA
- the ppk2 gene encoding polyphosphate kinase 2 has protein sequence MEKNDQVEVNGEMVSLNELIESYSKSKVQDDTVKKALSKREHEQALKPYQAELIKLQKHLEETNQKMIILFEGRDAAGKGGTIRRVTRYMNEKHYRVVALGKPTEEQRTQWFYQKYISHFPRGGEIVLFDRSWYNRAMVESVFGFCTQKEYDDFMKGVKGFEKDLTRQGTILIKLYFSVTKDEQARRFERRKTDPLRQWKLSEIDVQAQDRWDDFTETKYEMIKRTHSHNAPWTVVRSNDKHKARLEVLKVILNSLNYEGRDDSIDYTLDPEVVISGAREIEIMDAQRTSSGKFIG, from the coding sequence ATGGAAAAAAATGATCAGGTCGAAGTAAACGGAGAAATGGTCTCTCTGAATGAACTTATAGAGAGTTACAGCAAGTCAAAGGTGCAGGATGACACAGTCAAAAAAGCCCTGAGCAAAAGAGAACACGAACAGGCACTCAAGCCCTACCAGGCGGAACTCATCAAACTGCAGAAACACCTGGAGGAGACGAACCAAAAGATGATCATCCTCTTTGAAGGCCGCGATGCCGCAGGAAAAGGCGGGACCATCCGAAGGGTCACACGATACATGAATGAAAAACACTACCGCGTCGTGGCACTGGGCAAACCGACCGAAGAGCAGAGGACGCAATGGTTCTACCAGAAATACATCTCGCACTTTCCCAGAGGCGGAGAGATCGTCCTCTTTGACAGAAGCTGGTACAACAGGGCCATGGTCGAATCCGTGTTCGGCTTCTGTACCCAGAAAGAGTATGACGATTTCATGAAAGGGGTCAAAGGGTTCGAGAAGGACCTTACCCGTCAGGGCACCATCCTGATAAAACTCTACTTTTCCGTTACCAAGGACGAGCAGGCAAGAAGGTTCGAGAGAAGAAAGACCGACCCGCTCAGACAATGGAAACTCAGCGAGATCGATGTCCAGGCACAGGACAGATGGGATGATTTCACTGAAACCAAATACGAGATGATCAAACGTACCCACTCACACAATGCTCCCTGGACCGTCGTCCGGTCCAACGATAAACACAAAGCAAGACTGGAAGTGCTGAAGGTCATCCTCAACTCTCTCAATTATGAAGGCAGAGACGACAGCATCGACTATACACTCGATCCGGAAGTCGTCATTTCGGGTGCAAGGGAGATAGAGATCATGGATGCTCAGAGAACAAGCAGTGGAAAGTTCATAGGGTAA
- a CDS encoding L,D-transpeptidase family protein, with protein MFRVVTIVFILFAFSSDLFGYKEIVVDLSEQRAYAIEDGAIVFDGPISTGVRGRETPEGEYRILQKKRHHKSNLWPKPDGGAKMDYMLRLSNSGIAMHLGHVPKSGPASHGCIRLKNGFAQRMYEWARVGTYVYVEGDIEDWYVMKNSGKRGYYDEYFIVDAY; from the coding sequence ATGTTTAGAGTGGTCACGATTGTATTTATATTGTTTGCATTCTCTTCGGATCTTTTTGGATATAAAGAGATCGTGGTCGACCTCTCAGAGCAGAGAGCCTATGCTATAGAGGACGGGGCGATCGTTTTTGACGGTCCGATCTCTACAGGGGTGAGGGGACGTGAAACGCCGGAGGGCGAATACCGGATACTGCAGAAGAAACGACACCACAAGTCGAACCTCTGGCCCAAACCCGACGGTGGTGCGAAGATGGATTATATGCTGCGCCTGAGCAACAGCGGCATTGCGATGCACCTGGGGCATGTCCCCAAAAGCGGGCCGGCTTCGCACGGGTGTATCAGACTCAAGAACGGATTCGCGCAGCGTATGTATGAGTGGGCGAGGGTCGGTACCTATGTCTATGTCGAAGGGGATATAGAAGATTGGTATGTCATGAAGAACAGTGGCAAACGCGGCTACTATGACGAATACTTCATTGTGGATGCCTATTAG
- a CDS encoding helix-turn-helix domain-containing protein codes for MKTVRVGIMSKEEYKQRTIDIARGLYVPKTNEPKIWFESMKSMAQILSNENQALLKTILDNKPKSLKELEALTGRAKSNLSRTLKTLERYGIVELHKSNNALVAEVKATHFKVEFGFEAA; via the coding sequence ATGAAAACGGTTAGAGTAGGCATTATGTCAAAAGAGGAGTATAAGCAACGAACTATAGACATTGCCAGAGGACTATATGTACCTAAAACAAATGAACCTAAGATATGGTTTGAGTCCATGAAGTCCATGGCTCAGATACTCAGTAATGAAAACCAGGCACTGCTGAAAACGATACTGGACAATAAACCGAAATCATTAAAAGAGCTTGAAGCGCTTACAGGCAGAGCAAAGTCAAATTTGTCTCGGACACTGAAAACACTTGAGCGTTATGGTATTGTAGAGTTACATAAGTCCAATAATGCTTTGGTAGCGGAAGTAAAGGCTACACATTTTAAAGTGGAATTTGGATTTGAAGCTGCGTAA